The proteins below come from a single Dermacentor albipictus isolate Rhodes 1998 colony chromosome 7, USDA_Dalb.pri_finalv2, whole genome shotgun sequence genomic window:
- the LOC135913435 gene encoding uncharacterized protein isoform X1, whose protein sequence is MSHILVKWASTEQWDVYETRRMVDVATATSIMKDATVVEALVGKTFKVLWKDGDEACDAYLVAAGEADKMERKRTKLATRAERNPLTKKTPCCDHVSQIEALMAENAVLKERLREHKDLIDTSKMLKKLQRAVDKLTSASEGAKPAEPEENTQRDIGGGVMVSQATLTRLEQTYHDAPCKFSRALIRVLFTDEELANKTLFGRQANSHKENKVKPALDQTRVSALLEYTCSRFKCSDVKVKRSLGSMLQKMGARNDACFEE, encoded by the exons ATGTCGCATATTTTAGTCAAGTGGGCGTCGACCGAACAGTGGGATGTGTATGAGACTAGACGCATGGTCGATGTAGCCACTGCCACATCGATTATGAAAGATGCTACTGTGGTGGAGGCTTTAGTCGGCAAAACCTTCAAGGTGCTTTGGAAGGATGGAGACGAGGCATGTGACGCATACCTGGTGGCTGCTG GTGAGGCAGACAAAATGGAAAGAAAGAGGACGAAGTTAGCCACACGTGCAGAACGCAACCCTTTGACAAAG AAAACGCCATGCTGTGACCACGTGTCACAAATCGAAGCCCTCATGGCGGAAAATGCAGTCCTGAAAGAACGGCTTCGAGAACACAAAGATTTAATCG ACACTTCCAAAATGCTTAAAAAGCTGCAGCGGGCTGTTGACAAGTTGACATCAGCTTCTGAAGGGGCAAAGCCTGCCGAGCCTGAAGAGAACACG CAACGAGATATTGGTGGAGGCGTCATGGTGTCTCAGGCCACACTGACGAGGCTGGAACAAACCTACCATGATGCTCCATGCAAATTTTCAAGGGCACTGATTAGGGTGCTTTTCACTGATGAGGAGCTTGCCAACAAGACACTTTTTGGCCGGCAGGCAAACAGCCATAAAGAAAACAAGGTGAAACCAGCCTTGGACCAGACGAGGGTCTCTGCACTCCTTG AATACACATGCAGCAGATTCAAGTGCTCAGATGTGAAAGTAAAGAGAAGCCTGGGCTCTATGCTGCAAAAAATGGGAGCAAGGAATGACGCCTGTTTCGAGGAATGA
- the LOC135913435 gene encoding uncharacterized protein isoform X2 produces the protein MSHILVKWASTEQWDVYETRRMVDVATATSIMKDATVVEALVGKTFKVLWKDGDEACDAYLVAAGEADKMERKRTKLATRAERNPLTKKTPCCDHVSQIEALMAENAVLKERLREHKDLIDTSKMLKKLQRAVDKLTSASEGAKPAEPEENTQRDIGGGVMVSQATLTRLEQTYHDAPCKFSRALIRVLFTDEELANKTLFGRQANSHKENKVKPALDQTRVSALLEYSFNVWMLLCLIGSPWFIVANTVLHSSPVSP, from the exons ATGTCGCATATTTTAGTCAAGTGGGCGTCGACCGAACAGTGGGATGTGTATGAGACTAGACGCATGGTCGATGTAGCCACTGCCACATCGATTATGAAAGATGCTACTGTGGTGGAGGCTTTAGTCGGCAAAACCTTCAAGGTGCTTTGGAAGGATGGAGACGAGGCATGTGACGCATACCTGGTGGCTGCTG GTGAGGCAGACAAAATGGAAAGAAAGAGGACGAAGTTAGCCACACGTGCAGAACGCAACCCTTTGACAAAG AAAACGCCATGCTGTGACCACGTGTCACAAATCGAAGCCCTCATGGCGGAAAATGCAGTCCTGAAAGAACGGCTTCGAGAACACAAAGATTTAATCG ACACTTCCAAAATGCTTAAAAAGCTGCAGCGGGCTGTTGACAAGTTGACATCAGCTTCTGAAGGGGCAAAGCCTGCCGAGCCTGAAGAGAACACG CAACGAGATATTGGTGGAGGCGTCATGGTGTCTCAGGCCACACTGACGAGGCTGGAACAAACCTACCATGATGCTCCATGCAAATTTTCAAGGGCACTGATTAGGGTGCTTTTCACTGATGAGGAGCTTGCCAACAAGACACTTTTTGGCCGGCAGGCAAACAGCCATAAAGAAAACAAGGTGAAACCAGCCTTGGACCAGACGAGGGTCTCTGCACTCCTTG AGTATTCTTTTAATGTCTGGATGTTGCTGTGTCTTATTGGCTCTCCATGGTTTATTGTTGCCAATACAGTGCTGCATTCTTCACCTGTTTCACCTTGA